From the genome of Nitrospinota bacterium, one region includes:
- a CDS encoding NADH-quinone oxidoreductase subunit I, producing the protein MTWWEAIYLPEIFRGLRITSRHFFSNMTGHILQLFGRGKDRQPAVTIQYPEVVRELPERTRTLHRLTKREDGSPRCVACMMCESACPAFCIYITAGEHPDPTIEKYPTRFEIDLSLCVFCGFCVEACPEDAIRMDTGIVELSTYRREDLLLTIDQLLALEPIDRTKQRSMRPIPPRKGDGTWSPPGVELPEHQRAGPPRLSDDPELVRSDLPTSP; encoded by the coding sequence ATGACGTGGTGGGAGGCGATCTACCTGCCGGAGATTTTCCGGGGCCTGCGGATCACCTCGCGCCACTTTTTCTCAAACATGACGGGACACATCCTCCAGCTCTTCGGCCGAGGGAAGGACCGGCAGCCGGCTGTCACCATTCAATACCCGGAAGTGGTCCGGGAGCTGCCCGAGCGGACCCGCACCCTGCATCGGCTGACCAAGCGGGAGGACGGCTCGCCCCGTTGCGTGGCCTGCATGATGTGCGAGAGCGCATGTCCGGCCTTTTGCATCTACATAACGGCGGGCGAGCACCCCGACCCGACCATCGAGAAGTACCCCACTCGGTTCGAGATCGATCTCAGCCTCTGCGTCTTTTGCGGCTTCTGTGTGGAGGCCTGTCCGGAGGACGCCATCCGAATGGACACGGGGATTGTGGAGCTTTCAACCTACCGGCGTGAGGATTTGCTGCTGACCATCGATCAGCTCCTCGCCCTGGAGCCCATCGATCGCACCAAACAGCGCTCCATGCGGCCCATCCCGCCTAGGAAGGGCGACGGGACGTGGAGCCCGCCTGGGGTGGAGCTCCCAGAACACCAAAGGGCCGGGCCGCCCCGTCTGAGCGACGACCCCGAGTTGGTGAGGTCGGACCTTCCCACGAGCCCGTAG